From the Ammoniphilus sp. CFH 90114 genome, one window contains:
- a CDS encoding GNAT family N-acetyltransferase produces MLSVVPINETEKWDEIVKGFEFHDIYYLSGYVRAFQINGDGEPILFFYEDNTIKAINVLMVKDISKEKNFLDKVPKNTYYSSSTPYGYGGFLIQGKVTNDSLMNLDREYNLECKKMGIVSEFVRFHPVLNNSEMVTPIYEVTNLGRTITLELNSHNEIWNCLTSQNRNKIRKAKKAGVDIFWGRKTDLFEKFRPLYNGTMDRDGAIEYYYFKNDFYSSILSDLKYNSLMFYAQYKEEIIAMSVILFVNQQMHYHLSASDKEYQHLAPTNLLLYEAASWGCENGYKTLHLGGGVGSNEDSLYTFKKGFNRNSNTYFSIGKKIFDEDKYQDLVNIRKQESGFDERNSFFPLYLA; encoded by the coding sequence ATGTTATCGGTTGTTCCTATAAATGAGACTGAAAAATGGGATGAGATAGTAAAGGGATTTGAATTCCATGATATATATTATCTATCTGGATACGTAAGAGCTTTCCAAATTAATGGTGATGGTGAGCCAATACTATTTTTCTATGAAGATAATACTATAAAAGCGATTAATGTACTAATGGTAAAAGACATATCAAAAGAAAAAAACTTTTTAGATAAGGTACCTAAGAACACATACTATAGTAGTTCTACTCCTTATGGTTATGGCGGTTTCTTAATTCAAGGGAAAGTAACTAATGATAGTTTAATGAATTTAGATAGGGAATACAATTTAGAATGTAAGAAAATGGGGATTGTTAGTGAATTTGTTCGTTTTCATCCTGTATTAAACAATTCAGAGATGGTTACGCCAATCTATGAAGTTACTAATCTTGGAAGAACTATTACGTTGGAATTAAATTCACATAATGAAATCTGGAACTGTTTAACTAGTCAAAATAGAAATAAGATCCGTAAAGCAAAAAAAGCTGGTGTTGATATCTTTTGGGGACGTAAAACTGATTTGTTTGAAAAGTTCAGGCCTTTGTATAATGGAACGATGGATAGAGACGGTGCAATTGAATATTATTATTTTAAAAATGATTTTTATAGTAGTATTCTGAGTGATTTAAAATACAATTCATTAATGTTTTATGCCCAATATAAAGAGGAAATTATAGCGATGTCAGTTATACTGTTTGTAAATCAACAAATGCATTATCATCTATCTGCATCTGATAAAGAATATCAACATCTTGCACCAACTAATTTATTGCTTTATGAAGCAGCAAGTTGGGGATGTGAAAATGGATACAAAACACTTCATTTAGGTGGAGGTGTGGGAAGTAACGAGGATAGTCTTTATACCTTCAAAAAAGGATTTAATAGAAATTCAAACACTTATTTCTCGATTGGAAAAAAGATATTTGATGAAGATAAGTATCAAGATCTGGTCAATATCAGAAAGCAAGAATCAGGATTTGATGAAAGAAATTCATTTTTTCCGCTTTACCTAGCATAA
- a CDS encoding ATP-grasp domain-containing protein yields MIRDKKKILVLGAGRDQLPIINKAKELGLFVIVVSPKGEYDGFKIADKIFYADITEIDEILEFAKSEGVDGVVSDQLDIAVPSIAYITEMLNLPGIGYDCSQYFTNKNLMRNVAEEVGIPIPRYKEVEDLNSGLGVANDIGFPVVIKPVDSAGSKGVFKVDSEDEFREKFKLAKVESFSRKVMVEDFIQGEQYLSRGYVDEYKLRLFAFADRYYFDLPKNFLPNITIFPATVEKNIQMRMVDYHDRLIKKLRPKFGATGSEWIYNRDTDTLYLVEISIRGGGAFISSDLIPEAYGIDLQPYLINASLNQKNSDVFSANIKNRSSAYVFFLLPEGRVCDVSGLNEIESIEGVLKSFVRNIKVGEIIKSINHKGSRIGPILVSGDTRDEVEMTIKEIQSKVTVNVETDCGKKGIIWK; encoded by the coding sequence ATGATTAGAGATAAAAAAAAAATACTTGTTCTTGGTGCTGGAAGAGACCAACTTCCAATAATTAACAAAGCCAAAGAACTTGGCCTATTTGTCATCGTTGTTAGTCCAAAAGGTGAATATGATGGCTTTAAAATTGCCGATAAAATATTTTATGCAGATATCACGGAAATAGATGAAATTCTAGAATTTGCAAAGAGTGAAGGTGTTGATGGTGTTGTGTCAGACCAACTAGACATTGCGGTACCATCAATTGCCTACATTACAGAAATGCTTAATCTTCCTGGCATAGGATATGACTGTTCTCAATATTTTACCAATAAAAATCTAATGCGGAACGTAGCGGAAGAGGTTGGGATACCTATACCTAGATATAAAGAGGTTGAGGATCTTAATAGTGGGTTAGGTGTTGCTAATGACATAGGGTTCCCTGTTGTTATTAAACCAGTGGATTCAGCTGGAAGTAAGGGTGTATTTAAAGTTGATAGTGAGGATGAGTTTAGAGAAAAATTCAAGTTAGCAAAGGTAGAATCATTTTCTAGAAAAGTTATGGTAGAAGACTTTATTCAAGGTGAACAGTATTTATCAAGAGGATATGTGGATGAGTATAAACTTCGTTTGTTTGCATTTGCAGACAGATATTATTTTGATTTACCTAAAAATTTTCTTCCTAACATAACTATTTTTCCGGCTACTGTTGAAAAAAATATTCAAATGAGAATGGTTGATTATCATGATAGATTAATAAAAAAATTGAGGCCTAAGTTTGGAGCAACAGGTAGTGAGTGGATATATAACAGAGATACAGATACGTTGTATCTTGTTGAAATATCAATACGAGGAGGCGGGGCTTTTATTAGTTCCGATTTAATTCCTGAAGCATATGGGATAGATTTACAGCCCTATCTTATAAATGCTTCTTTGAATCAGAAGAATAGTGATGTTTTTAGTGCGAATATCAAAAATCGTTCATCTGCATATGTTTTCTTTTTACTACCAGAAGGTAGAGTTTGTGATGTTTCAGGTTTAAATGAGATTGAAAGCATAGAGGGGGTATTAAAGTCTTTTGTAAGAAATATTAAAGTGGGTGAAATTATCAAATCTATAAATCATAAGGGGTCAAGAATTGGACCGATTCTAGTGAGTGGTGATACTAGAGATGAGGTTGAGATGACGATTAAAGAAATACAAAGTAAGGTTACAGTGAATGTAGAGACTGATTGTGGAAAAAAGGGGATAATATGGAAATAA
- a CDS encoding sugar transferase: MKKRLFTMGNFIKKMIDFSISFLVLTFLSPFLVLIAIAIKIDSNGPVFFKQERVGKKGKLFYIYKFRSMVMGAEKIQIGNVKGENDTRITKVGMFIRRYSLDELPQLINILKGDMSIVGPRPTLKYQVEQYNDFQMRRLEVKPGITGWAQVNGRNNLTWSEKIKLDNWYIDNWSIFLDIKVLYKTMFVLFRKNEVYYGSKIQEFKKIDTLKP; the protein is encoded by the coding sequence GTGAAAAAGAGGTTATTTACTATGGGGAATTTCATTAAAAAAATGATCGATTTTTCGATTTCATTCTTAGTTCTAACATTTTTATCACCATTTTTAGTGTTGATAGCAATTGCAATTAAAATAGATTCAAATGGTCCTGTTTTTTTTAAACAAGAGAGAGTTGGTAAAAAAGGTAAATTATTTTACATCTATAAATTTAGATCAATGGTGATGGGTGCTGAAAAAATCCAAATTGGAAATGTAAAGGGCGAAAATGATACCAGAATTACTAAAGTTGGTATGTTTATTAGGCGATATAGTTTAGATGAATTGCCACAATTAATAAATATTCTTAAAGGAGACATGAGTATAGTTGGTCCAAGACCAACATTAAAATATCAAGTTGAACAATATAATGATTTTCAAATGAGAAGATTGGAAGTGAAGCCAGGTATAACGGGATGGGCTCAAGTGAATGGCAGGAATAATTTGACTTGGTCAGAAAAAATAAAATTAGACAATTGGTATATAGACAATTGGTCGATATTTCTAGATATAAAAGTATTATATAAAACTATGTTTGTTTTATTTAGAAAGAACGAAGTTTATTATGGAAGCAAAATACAAGAGTTTAAAAAAATAGATACTCTTAAACCTTGA
- a CDS encoding DegT/DnrJ/EryC1/StrS aminotransferase family protein has translation MADRIFLSSPHMSDEGYEMQYVQEAFDTNWIAPLGKNVDEFERELSAKVGSKAAAALSSGTGAIHLALKAAGVGEGDIVFCPTLTFSATANPIIYLNAVPVFIDSNYETWNMCPKALEQAFEKYPNVKAVIVVHLYGLSADMDKIVELCKKHNVALIEDAAESLGAYYKGKHTGSFGDYGIFSFNGNKIITTSGGGMLVSDNEERIAKARFWATQSRDQARHYQHSELGFNYRMSNVVAGIGRGQLKVLEQRVAKKKYIFEFYKKELGSLEGVKFMPINEWNEPNYWLSSLTLNGPVRPLDIMMALEKENIESRPVWKPMHMQPFFEKYDFVGTDVAEKLFDNGVCLPSDTKMTDGDLERVVEIVGNIQIPKKQYFI, from the coding sequence ATGGCCGATAGAATATTCCTTTCGTCACCCCATATGAGTGACGAGGGTTATGAAATGCAGTATGTACAGGAAGCTTTTGATACCAATTGGATTGCCCCCTTAGGTAAGAATGTAGATGAATTCGAACGTGAATTATCTGCTAAAGTCGGTTCAAAGGCCGCAGCAGCTCTTTCTTCTGGTACGGGAGCTATCCACCTTGCTCTTAAAGCAGCAGGAGTCGGAGAAGGGGATATCGTTTTTTGCCCTACGTTAACCTTCTCTGCGACCGCGAATCCGATTATCTATCTGAATGCCGTTCCTGTTTTTATTGATAGTAATTATGAGACTTGGAATATGTGTCCTAAGGCATTGGAACAGGCTTTTGAAAAGTATCCCAATGTGAAGGCAGTAATCGTTGTCCATCTTTATGGTCTATCAGCAGATATGGATAAGATCGTAGAACTTTGTAAAAAGCATAATGTCGCTTTAATTGAGGATGCTGCCGAGAGCTTAGGTGCTTATTATAAAGGCAAGCATACGGGGTCTTTTGGAGATTATGGCATCTTTTCTTTTAATGGAAATAAAATCATCACCACGTCCGGTGGCGGGATGTTAGTTTCTGATAATGAAGAGAGAATTGCCAAAGCAAGATTTTGGGCCACTCAAAGTCGAGATCAAGCTAGACACTATCAGCATAGCGAGTTAGGCTTCAACTATCGTATGAGCAATGTAGTAGCTGGAATTGGTAGAGGTCAACTGAAAGTGTTAGAACAAAGGGTTGCAAAGAAAAAGTACATATTTGAGTTTTATAAGAAAGAGTTAGGTTCCCTTGAAGGTGTGAAGTTTATGCCCATCAATGAGTGGAATGAGCCTAATTATTGGTTAAGTTCGTTGACATTGAATGGGCCGGTTAGACCGCTTGATATTATGATGGCACTAGAAAAAGAAAATATTGAGTCTAGACCGGTTTGGAAGCCGATGCATATGCAACCGTTCTTTGAGAAATATGATTTTGTGGGCACGGATGTAGCAGAGAAGTTGTTTGATAATGGGGTTTGTTTGCCGTCCGATACGAAGATGACGGATGGGGATTTGGAGAGGGTTGTGGAGATTGTAGGAAATATCCAAATCCCCAAAAAACAATATTTCATTTGA